One region of Rhodohalobacter mucosus genomic DNA includes:
- a CDS encoding DUF2207 domain-containing protein translates to MRRYILFPALVMLFSVLLYRSAEANDYSIPEIRIETVLLEDGTVRITEHLTYVFEGSFSWADHRFSRSGFDSITNIRVSEGPESYRNDNSEQPGTFSVSESDSRIIIKWHYAAEDTSRTFSISYDLKGALIVGEEWVEFFWNYLASGRNRSTENFTLEVSLPSPVSPDSMYVWDRLEPDHMTTKSPDGLITINTNRISRNQSARFRFLFPRVLFDDGNVRLNEPELTLANVIREEQERESRLRERAEYQEWINSVARPVTALIIVFSILFFVLLYNRYGKRFKTNFISERETVMLPDQTPPALVGKLLSNSITTQGHILATIFDLSRRGYFKIREKESEKKGIFSTSDSEFLIERTDKEQDPEKSRDLAEWEMMVYRFVDDRIRFGSVTIKKLFSESPTKVNKWFSDWKKEIRKVYDGHNWIDQESTKGVLLNIFLQAILVAASVYLLFYEADIALAALIVSGVMLPMSFLIKRRTEEGQAMYKRWIAYKKGLQNADKRTIRMDMLDRHFIYATAFGLSPKQIENLLQSADDSLISMYLPWIILYSGSTSSPASISQSISSLAATGGSSYTGSVGGTGASMGSAGGGASSGAG, encoded by the coding sequence ATGCGGAGATACATTCTCTTCCCGGCATTGGTCATGTTATTTTCAGTTTTGCTGTATCGATCTGCGGAAGCCAACGATTACAGCATTCCGGAAATTCGTATAGAAACCGTTTTGCTTGAAGACGGTACCGTACGAATCACAGAGCATCTCACGTATGTATTTGAGGGGTCATTCAGCTGGGCAGATCACCGCTTTTCAAGAAGTGGCTTTGACTCCATTACAAATATCAGGGTTTCTGAAGGGCCTGAGTCATACAGAAATGACAATTCTGAGCAGCCAGGTACCTTTAGCGTTTCGGAGTCTGACAGCAGAATAATAATCAAGTGGCATTATGCAGCCGAGGACACATCCAGAACATTTTCGATATCGTATGACCTGAAAGGGGCCCTGATTGTCGGGGAAGAGTGGGTTGAATTTTTCTGGAATTATCTTGCGTCCGGGCGCAACAGGTCAACCGAAAACTTCACACTCGAGGTCTCCCTTCCCTCGCCCGTTTCACCCGATTCCATGTATGTATGGGACAGGCTGGAACCGGACCATATGACCACAAAGTCGCCTGACGGGCTCATAACCATCAACACAAATAGAATTTCCAGAAATCAGTCTGCCCGTTTCCGGTTCCTTTTTCCGCGTGTACTGTTTGATGACGGTAATGTGAGATTGAATGAACCGGAACTGACTCTTGCAAATGTAATCAGAGAGGAACAGGAACGCGAATCCAGGTTAAGGGAACGTGCGGAATATCAGGAGTGGATAAATTCCGTAGCACGGCCCGTAACGGCATTGATTATCGTATTCAGTATCCTCTTTTTTGTTCTGCTGTATAACCGATACGGAAAAAGGTTTAAAACCAATTTCATCAGTGAACGAGAAACCGTGATGCTTCCGGATCAAACACCCCCGGCCCTTGTCGGAAAGCTCCTGAGCAACAGTATTACCACTCAGGGCCATATATTGGCTACCATTTTTGATCTGTCAAGGAGAGGGTATTTTAAAATCAGAGAAAAAGAAAGTGAGAAAAAAGGCATTTTTTCAACATCAGATTCCGAATTCCTCATTGAACGGACAGATAAAGAACAGGATCCCGAAAAAAGCCGCGATCTCGCCGAATGGGAAATGATGGTCTATCGCTTTGTGGATGACCGAATCCGGTTCGGTTCTGTAACCATCAAAAAGCTGTTTAGTGAAAGCCCGACTAAAGTTAACAAGTGGTTCAGTGACTGGAAAAAAGAGATTCGTAAAGTGTATGACGGCCATAACTGGATTGACCAGGAAAGTACAAAAGGTGTTTTGTTGAATATTTTTCTCCAGGCTATTCTGGTGGCGGCCTCTGTCTATCTGTTATTTTATGAGGCAGATATAGCACTTGCCGCACTTATTGTTTCCGGAGTGATGCTGCCCATGTCATTCTTAATCAAACGCAGAACGGAAGAGGGCCAGGCAATGTATAAACGCTGGATAGCCTATAAAAAAGGACTCCAAAATGCAGATAAACGCACGATCCGAATGGATATGCTCGACCGGCATTTTATCTATGCCACAGCATTCGGGCTCAGCCCGAAACAGATCGAAAATCTGCTACAGTCTGCAGATGATTCGTTGATATCGATGTATCTCCCCTGGATAATTCTCTATTCAGGTTCAACTTCATCCCCGGCAAGCATATCGCAATCAATTTCTTCATTGGCGGCCACCGGCGGGTCCAGCTATACCGGGTCGGTTGGAGGAACGGGTGCATCCATGGGTTCAGCCGGCGGCGGCGCCTCGAGCGGTGCGGGATGA
- a CDS encoding peptidoglycan DD-metalloendopeptidase family protein, giving the protein MHKTVPIALFGFAVLIAAALFGLSPESSNEDTNATELINVNSLVEIPPSPSVDQFGFVVGEWEVTEDIIRRNESLYIILSRFNVSPQKIYQIQQEASGRVNFNRLIPGQSYRIYSKQDEPRAFVWHYSNTDYVTIRWDQDDVHVEENRLPIEHREERTAAIIETSLYDAVDDQNASQLLGYKLSEIFGWEVDFFSLQRGDHFKAVYDNRYANGRFIGLGDIKVAEFQHRGDVFRAYFFDNGERAGYFDKNGNSLQKKLLKAPFRYSQRISSGFTRNRFHPILRQNRPHYGTDYAAPTGTPVIAVGDGVIIEAQRRGGNGNIVQIRHNSTYTTAYLHLNGFASGIRRGVEVKQGDVIGYVGQTGLATGPHLCYRMYVNDRPVNSQRIDLPASESLETDYMSQFLGEVYRLDMLLDDVNLEQRQNLALQD; this is encoded by the coding sequence GTGCATAAAACAGTACCGATAGCCTTGTTTGGCTTTGCAGTACTCATTGCGGCTGCTTTGTTCGGACTATCACCTGAAAGTTCGAATGAAGACACGAATGCAACGGAGCTTATTAATGTCAACTCCCTGGTCGAGATCCCGCCTTCTCCATCGGTCGATCAGTTTGGCTTTGTTGTAGGGGAGTGGGAAGTGACGGAGGATATCATCCGCCGAAATGAGAGCCTCTACATTATACTCAGCCGGTTTAATGTCTCTCCTCAAAAAATCTATCAGATCCAGCAGGAAGCCAGCGGACGCGTGAACTTCAACCGTTTGATCCCCGGTCAAAGTTATCGGATATATTCAAAACAGGATGAACCGCGTGCTTTTGTATGGCACTACAGCAACACCGACTATGTAACCATCAGGTGGGATCAGGATGATGTTCATGTAGAGGAAAACAGACTGCCGATTGAACACAGGGAAGAGCGTACCGCTGCCATTATCGAAACTTCTCTTTACGATGCCGTTGATGATCAAAATGCATCTCAATTGCTCGGATATAAGCTATCTGAAATTTTTGGCTGGGAAGTCGATTTCTTTTCACTCCAAAGGGGAGATCACTTCAAAGCGGTTTATGATAACCGCTATGCAAACGGCCGGTTTATAGGCCTTGGAGATATCAAGGTAGCAGAATTTCAGCACAGGGGAGACGTATTCCGTGCATACTTTTTTGATAACGGTGAGCGCGCAGGTTACTTTGATAAAAACGGTAACAGCCTTCAAAAAAAACTTCTAAAAGCACCCTTTAGGTATAGTCAGCGAATAAGCTCCGGATTCACCCGAAACCGGTTTCATCCCATTCTGAGACAAAACCGGCCTCACTACGGAACAGATTATGCTGCTCCCACAGGCACCCCCGTGATTGCAGTGGGTGACGGAGTAATTATCGAAGCACAGCGCAGGGGAGGGAACGGTAACATTGTTCAGATCCGTCATAACAGTACCTACACAACCGCATATCTGCACCTGAACGGGTTCGCATCTGGCATTCGCAGGGGTGTGGAGGTAAAACAGGGAGATGTGATCGGGTATGTGGGCCAGACCGGTCTTGCTACGGGTCCGCACCTTTGTTACCGAATGTACGTTAATGACCGTCCTGTTAATTCACAACGCATCGATTTACCGGCGTCTGAATCACTTGAAACCGATTATATGAGTCAGTTTCTCGGAGAGGTGTATCGGCTTGATATGCTGCTGGATGATGTCAATCTGGAGCAGAGACAAAACCTGGCACTTCAGGATTAA
- a CDS encoding vWA domain-containing protein, whose amino-acid sequence MSWANPEYFWLLLVVPFFLGYQVWNYFSGRKAQLTFSSLGKLSDIKGNYRAWLTWATPILYTAAYTFIILSLARPQLQNSTIERSAEGIDIVISIDISSSMLAEDIKPNRLIAAKDVAVDFIDKRISDRIGINVFARESFTVVPPTLDYALVSSLIETIDIGMVRDGTAIGMGLATAINRLRDSETESKVIILLTDGMNNSGEIDPVTAGELASTFNIKVYTIGIGSRGTAPYPIDDPIFGRRYQNVPVEIDEEMLQHIAGITGGRYWRATDLEEFIEVYNEIDQLEQSEVEEIIYIDYEEQYPQYLLSGLLFLLLGFVNERFITRSPLLHP is encoded by the coding sequence ATGAGCTGGGCGAATCCGGAATATTTTTGGCTGTTGCTGGTGGTTCCCTTTTTCCTGGGGTATCAGGTTTGGAATTACTTTTCGGGACGTAAGGCACAGCTTACTTTCTCCTCACTTGGTAAACTCAGTGATATAAAGGGGAATTACAGAGCATGGCTCACCTGGGCCACGCCCATACTTTATACGGCGGCCTACACGTTTATCATACTCTCCCTCGCACGCCCTCAGCTGCAGAATTCTACAATTGAACGCTCTGCCGAGGGTATAGATATTGTCATCAGCATTGATATTTCTTCATCCATGCTGGCAGAAGACATCAAACCGAACAGACTCATTGCGGCCAAAGACGTAGCTGTTGATTTTATAGATAAACGGATTTCGGACCGGATCGGAATCAATGTATTTGCGCGAGAGAGTTTCACCGTTGTACCTCCAACGCTTGATTATGCCCTTGTAAGCAGTTTAATCGAAACGATTGACATTGGTATGGTTCGTGACGGAACGGCAATCGGAATGGGGCTGGCTACGGCCATCAATCGTTTGCGCGATTCAGAAACGGAGAGCAAAGTGATTATCCTGCTTACCGACGGAATGAACAATTCAGGCGAAATTGATCCTGTTACAGCGGGTGAACTGGCCTCTACCTTTAACATCAAAGTATATACCATTGGTATCGGGTCTCGCGGAACGGCTCCTTATCCGATTGACGATCCCATTTTTGGGCGCCGTTACCAGAATGTGCCGGTCGAAATTGACGAAGAGATGCTTCAGCACATTGCAGGAATAACCGGGGGTCGCTACTGGCGCGCAACCGATCTGGAAGAATTTATCGAGGTATACAATGAAATTGACCAGCTTGAACAGTCGGAAGTAGAGGAGATTATCTACATTGACTACGAAGAGCAGTACCCGCAATACCTGTTAAGCGGGCTTCTCTTTCTTCTCCTGGGATTTGTAAATGAACGATTTATTACACGATCTCCGTTGCTGCATCCCTGA
- a CDS encoding PQQ-dependent sugar dehydrogenase gives MKKIFYLFISLLFFAACGTESMTDSDNTNDPPDNGDDSEEAIVPAFPNLSFDRPLRILHPGDQTNRLFVVEQRGVISVFENDPDTEQRSTFLNLESRVNDSGNEQGLLGLAFHPDFESNGYFYVNYTASGPDRTVISRFSVSSGDPNQANPDSELILLTYEQPFSNHNGGHLEFGPDGYLYISSGDGGSGGDPENNGQDRSTLLGALLRIDVDNPQNGNEYGIPSDNPFINNDQGYREEIYAWGLRNPWRFSFDADTGELWAADVGQNSRESIYIIENGKNYGWNILEGSACYPSGDSCDKTGLELPLFEYSHTSGDRSVTGGYVYRGDKWPGLEGLYIYGDFVSGRIWALDASDPANPVNTELIDTSLNISSFGTDQNNELYLCAFNGQIYRPGSAILEALD, from the coding sequence ATGAAAAAAATATTCTATTTGTTTATCTCCCTCCTGTTTTTTGCGGCGTGCGGAACCGAATCCATGACGGATTCCGATAACACCAACGACCCTCCTGACAACGGTGATGATTCTGAAGAGGCCATTGTGCCTGCTTTTCCAAATCTGAGTTTCGACCGGCCCCTGCGCATTCTCCACCCGGGTGATCAAACCAACCGCCTTTTTGTTGTTGAGCAGCGGGGCGTGATATCCGTTTTTGAAAATGATCCGGATACCGAACAGCGATCAACCTTTTTGAATCTGGAAAGCCGTGTGAATGACTCCGGAAATGAACAGGGCCTGCTGGGCCTGGCATTCCATCCGGATTTTGAATCCAACGGCTATTTTTATGTCAATTACACCGCATCAGGGCCCGATCGGACCGTAATATCCAGGTTTTCTGTTTCCTCCGGCGATCCAAATCAGGCAAATCCGGATTCAGAATTGATACTCCTTACATACGAACAACCCTTTAGCAATCATAATGGCGGACATCTGGAGTTCGGACCTGACGGGTATCTTTATATCTCATCCGGTGACGGCGGATCCGGCGGCGACCCGGAAAACAATGGACAGGACCGGTCGACACTGCTGGGTGCCTTGCTGAGAATTGATGTGGATAATCCGCAAAACGGGAATGAATACGGGATTCCATCCGATAATCCCTTCATAAATAATGATCAGGGTTACAGGGAAGAAATTTATGCGTGGGGTTTACGCAATCCTTGGCGGTTCAGCTTTGATGCTGATACCGGTGAATTGTGGGCTGCTGACGTGGGCCAGAACAGCCGCGAGTCGATATACATCATTGAAAACGGAAAAAACTACGGCTGGAATATTCTGGAAGGCTCGGCGTGCTATCCCTCCGGAGACTCGTGCGACAAAACCGGTTTGGAACTGCCCCTTTTTGAATACAGCCACACCTCAGGTGATCGATCCGTTACCGGAGGATATGTTTATCGCGGTGACAAGTGGCCAGGCCTGGAAGGGTTGTATATTTACGGTGATTTTGTATCCGGTCGAATCTGGGCTCTGGATGCCTCAGATCCCGCCAACCCTGTGAATACAGAACTCATTGACACGAGCCTCAACATATCATCATTCGGAACCGATCAGAACAATGAGCTCTATCTGTGTGCTTTCAATGGGCAAATCTATCGGCCGGGCAGCGCCATTCTGGAAGCTTTGGACTGA
- a CDS encoding DUF58 domain-containing protein, with amino-acid sequence MISKEVLKKIRKLEIRTKGLVNNIFGGEYQSAFKGQGMEFSEVREYTYGDDIRQIDWNVTARNGSPYIKVFEEEREQTLMLCVDISPSGFFGSRSQTKMELSIEICAVLAFSAIKNNDKVGLVLFTDKIEKVVPPKKGRTHVLRLIRELYTTEPSGSRTSIGDALAYVNRLLNRRSIIVLASDFEDREFEKQHKITSQKHDLVNLVVHDRLEEQLPDVGIIPLVDAETNTQQLVDTSSKAVRESYRKNVLEEQEKLKEYFLKNKMDTVHVFTNESYIQPLVSFFQRRIGRY; translated from the coding sequence ATGATATCCAAGGAAGTCCTGAAAAAAATCCGAAAACTTGAAATTCGCACGAAAGGGCTTGTAAATAATATCTTTGGCGGTGAGTATCAGTCAGCCTTCAAGGGACAGGGAATGGAATTTTCTGAAGTACGCGAGTACACCTATGGGGATGATATCCGTCAAATCGACTGGAACGTAACGGCCAGAAACGGTTCACCCTACATAAAGGTGTTTGAAGAGGAGCGTGAGCAAACCCTTATGCTCTGCGTCGATATTTCTCCCAGCGGCTTCTTTGGCAGCCGTTCACAGACCAAAATGGAGCTATCCATCGAAATTTGTGCGGTACTTGCGTTCAGCGCTATCAAAAATAACGACAAGGTGGGGCTGGTACTATTTACCGACAAAATTGAAAAGGTGGTGCCTCCCAAAAAAGGGAGAACACATGTACTGAGGCTGATCCGCGAACTCTACACAACCGAACCATCCGGAAGCCGCACATCCATCGGTGACGCTCTGGCCTATGTAAACCGTCTTCTGAACCGAAGATCCATTATCGTGCTGGCATCCGACTTTGAGGACAGGGAGTTCGAAAAGCAGCACAAAATCACCTCCCAGAAACACGATCTTGTAAACCTGGTGGTTCACGACCGTTTGGAAGAGCAGCTACCGGATGTTGGGATTATTCCGCTTGTTGATGCTGAAACCAATACGCAGCAACTTGTTGACACCTCCAGTAAGGCTGTCAGAGAAAGCTATCGAAAAAACGTGTTGGAAGAGCAGGAAAAGCTGAAGGAATACTTTCTGAAAAATAAAATGGATACCGTTCATGTCTTCACCAACGAGTCCTACATACAGCCCCTGGTGAGTTTCTTTCAGCGGCGAATCGGCCGTTACTGA
- a CDS encoding YciI family protein: MKSVFFQIAMVSFLVLFFTMCTDEQRTTNEHRITSSDSNAVAYDSSLAARLGADDYGMRRYVMAFLKAGPNRSQDPEEAAELQRAHLDNIARLAEDGSLIVAGPFLDDSEIRGIYIFAVETVDEARKLSETDPAIQAGSLELELHPWYGSAALMQLGEVHKRISKEAP, translated from the coding sequence ATGAAGAGTGTTTTTTTCCAAATCGCGATGGTTTCCTTCCTGGTACTCTTCTTTACAATGTGTACCGATGAACAGCGAACCACCAATGAGCACCGGATAACCTCTTCCGATTCCAATGCTGTTGCATACGACAGCAGCCTTGCCGCCAGGTTGGGAGCTGATGACTATGGTATGAGACGTTACGTAATGGCATTCCTGAAAGCAGGTCCAAACCGATCGCAGGACCCTGAAGAAGCTGCGGAACTGCAGCGTGCACACCTCGATAATATCGCCAGGCTTGCTGAAGATGGGAGTTTGATTGTTGCGGGACCGTTTCTGGATGATTCAGAGATCAGGGGTATATACATTTTTGCTGTTGAAACAGTTGATGAAGCAAGAAAACTGTCTGAAACAGATCCGGCAATACAGGCGGGAAGCCTGGAGCTGGAACTTCATCCCTGGTACGGTAGCGCAGCCCTGATGCAGCTGGGTGAGGTTCATAAACGAATCAGCAAGGAAGCCCCTTAA
- a CDS encoding sugar porter family MFS transporter: MKNHRIFFWAITSALGGFLFGFDTAVISGGEQNIQLMWQLSDIMTGQMVAMALYGTIIGAIFGGVPAQKFGRKLSLIGIAALFLVSAAGSALAPEIYSLMFFRFIGGLSIGASSVVAPMYISEIAPAEQRGKLTAMFQFNIVLGILIAYFSNYLIGSGDVESWRWMLGVEVIPATLFLVMVFTLPESPRWLIVAKNRVEEARKTLAIINPDTVEESVRSIRESDTHPGRAAKISEFFTKRYSFPIILAFLFAFFNQVSGINAIIYFAPRIFDLTGMGADAALLSSVGVGVVNLVFTMLGLLLIDRFGRRFLMYIGSFGYIISLSAISWAFFTETFTGLLVPSLIFLFIASHAIGQGAVIWVFISEIFPNAVRSFGNSLGSSTHWVFAALIAGNFVYIESLFGGGPIFAFFAFMMFLQLLFVWKVMPETKNVSLEEMEEKLGIRNG, encoded by the coding sequence ATGAAAAATCATCGAATATTCTTTTGGGCAATTACCTCCGCTTTGGGCGGATTCCTGTTCGGCTTCGATACGGCCGTTATCTCAGGTGGTGAACAGAATATACAGCTCATGTGGCAACTGAGCGATATCATGACCGGTCAGATGGTAGCCATGGCGCTTTATGGTACAATTATCGGGGCGATATTCGGCGGAGTGCCTGCCCAGAAATTCGGCAGGAAATTGTCTCTGATAGGTATTGCAGCACTCTTTCTTGTTTCCGCAGCGGGTTCAGCACTGGCTCCCGAAATCTATTCGCTGATGTTTTTCCGGTTTATCGGCGGGCTCAGCATCGGGGCTTCCTCCGTGGTTGCACCGATGTACATATCGGAAATTGCCCCCGCTGAGCAGAGAGGCAAGCTCACTGCGATGTTTCAGTTCAATATCGTGCTCGGCATTCTGATCGCCTATTTCTCCAATTATCTGATTGGCTCCGGAGATGTAGAATCCTGGCGCTGGATGCTGGGAGTGGAAGTGATACCCGCCACGCTGTTCCTGGTGATGGTATTTACGCTTCCCGAGAGTCCGCGCTGGCTCATCGTTGCCAAAAACAGGGTGGAAGAAGCACGAAAAACCCTTGCCATCATCAATCCCGACACGGTGGAAGAGTCGGTGCGTTCCATTCGCGAAAGTGATACCCATCCGGGGAGGGCCGCAAAAATCAGCGAGTTTTTTACAAAGCGATACAGTTTTCCCATTATCCTGGCATTTCTCTTTGCTTTTTTCAACCAGGTGTCCGGCATCAATGCGATCATTTACTTTGCCCCCAGGATCTTTGACCTGACCGGCATGGGTGCGGACGCGGCCCTGCTCTCCAGCGTTGGAGTTGGGGTAGTCAACCTGGTTTTTACCATGCTAGGGCTTTTGCTGATTGACAGGTTTGGCAGGCGTTTTCTGATGTATATCGGGTCTTTTGGATATATTATATCGCTGTCGGCGATTTCCTGGGCCTTTTTTACAGAGACATTTACAGGGCTGCTGGTGCCATCGCTGATCTTTCTCTTTATCGCATCGCACGCCATAGGGCAGGGCGCCGTGATTTGGGTGTTCATCTCCGAAATCTTCCCCAATGCGGTGCGTTCATTCGGAAATTCGCTTGGCAGCAGCACGCACTGGGTCTTTGCAGCTTTGATTGCGGGTAATTTTGTCTATATCGAAAGCCTGTTTGGCGGCGGACCCATATTTGCCTTTTTTGCCTTTATGATGTTTCTGCAGCTGCTGTTTGTATGGAAAGTGATGCCGGAAACAAAAAATGTATCCCTGGAAGAGATGGAGGAGAAGCTGGGGATAAGAAACGGGTGA
- a CDS encoding glycoside hydrolase family 32 protein translates to MDDSEVGYDAELINQHLTADVTFEEKYRPQYHYSPKINWMNDPNGLVYHQGTWHLYHQYNPFGTRWGYMSWNHATSTDLIHWEHRPVAIPYGQDEEEGIFSGSAVVDHTNSSGFGDGNGAPIVAVYTSAYGGEEPYQAQSLAYSTDGGITFTKYEGNPVLTFEDPNFRDPNVKWDAVNERWLMVVALPLQHKVQFYASDNLIDWEYLSDFGPAGATGGIWECPDLFPLAVDGDPDRIKWVLHVDMNPGAIAGGSGSQFFVGDWDGTRFTADPEFSEEDVIWADYGTDYYAAISWNNVPEDDGRRIMIGWMNNWDYANEIPTSPWRSAMSLPRTVELNEKNGKVWIIQQPVAELEQLRSGTSRIGRVSLNSNIEDAEISGKSYELLMEIDPGNSTLAGIKVRSGNGEETIIGYDSSTETVYADRSISGDVTFHESFVRTSRAPARLIDGKVRLRIFVDWSSVEIFINDGESVITKRIFPEPESTGIRFFADGGEAKFTNIEFHEIKSIWDNQP, encoded by the coding sequence ATGGATGACTCTGAGGTCGGTTATGATGCAGAACTAATCAATCAACACCTCACTGCAGATGTCACTTTTGAGGAGAAGTACAGGCCACAGTATCACTACTCCCCTAAAATCAACTGGATGAACGACCCGAACGGGCTTGTTTACCATCAGGGTACATGGCACCTTTATCATCAATATAACCCTTTCGGCACCCGGTGGGGCTATATGAGCTGGAATCACGCAACCAGTACCGATCTGATACACTGGGAGCATCGTCCCGTTGCCATACCATACGGGCAGGATGAGGAGGAAGGAATATTTTCGGGAAGTGCGGTGGTCGATCACACAAACAGCTCGGGTTTTGGTGATGGAAACGGTGCGCCGATTGTAGCGGTCTACACCAGTGCCTACGGAGGGGAGGAACCCTACCAGGCACAGTCGCTTGCCTACAGCACCGATGGAGGGATCACCTTTACAAAATATGAAGGAAATCCGGTATTGACATTTGAGGACCCCAATTTCAGGGATCCGAATGTGAAATGGGATGCAGTTAATGAACGCTGGCTGATGGTCGTTGCGCTTCCATTGCAGCATAAGGTTCAGTTTTATGCATCCGATAATCTGATTGACTGGGAGTACCTGAGCGACTTTGGTCCGGCGGGTGCAACCGGGGGCATCTGGGAATGCCCGGATCTGTTTCCGCTGGCGGTTGACGGAGATCCGGATCGCATAAAATGGGTGCTTCATGTTGATATGAATCCGGGCGCCATTGCAGGCGGGTCGGGATCGCAGTTTTTTGTGGGTGACTGGGACGGAACCCGTTTTACGGCTGATCCTGAGTTTTCGGAAGAAGATGTAATTTGGGCCGATTACGGTACCGACTACTATGCGGCGATCAGCTGGAACAATGTGCCGGAAGATGACGGTCGAAGAATTATGATTGGTTGGATGAACAACTGGGATTATGCGAACGAGATACCTACCTCGCCCTGGAGAAGCGCCATGTCGCTGCCCAGAACCGTGGAGCTGAATGAGAAGAATGGAAAAGTATGGATTATCCAGCAGCCTGTCGCAGAACTGGAACAGCTTCGTTCAGGCACCAGCAGAATTGGTCGCGTTTCGCTGAACAGTAACATTGAGGATGCTGAAATTTCAGGGAAATCCTATGAACTTTTGATGGAGATTGACCCGGGCAATTCCACGCTGGCAGGAATAAAGGTACGAAGTGGAAACGGTGAAGAGACAATCATAGGGTATGATTCATCAACCGAAACCGTATATGCTGATCGAAGTATTTCAGGCGACGTAACCTTTCATGAAAGTTTTGTGCGCACGAGCAGGGCACCGGCTCGCCTGATTGATGGAAAGGTGAGGCTGCGTATTTTTGTGGATTGGTCCTCCGTGGAGATATTTATAAATGACGGAGAGTCTGTAATAACCAAGCGTATCTTTCCGGAGCCTGAAAGTACAGGCATCCGGTTTTTTGCCGATGGGGGAGAAGCTAAGTTTACCAATATTGAGTTTCATGAAATAAAGTCGATATGGGACAATCAACCATAG
- the ald gene encoding alanine dehydrogenase, which translates to MIIGVPKEIKTHENRISLQPGGVLQLNRNGHEVLVEKGAGAGSGFTDEMYVERGATIVEDVEEIWQKADMIMKVKEPIAEEYPRMREGQIIFTYFHFAASRVLTEAVVKSKCIAIAYETVEKKDGSLPLLVPMSEVAGRMAAQEGAKYLEKATGGRGVLMGGIPGVPPANVLVLGGGIVGVNAAKIAAGMGANTTILDINIPKLRYLDDVMPKNVRTLYSTEGAIRNLLPTTDLIIGAVLIPGAKAPSLIRRDMLREMRPGTVMVDVAIDQGGCFETSKPTTHADPIYVIDEVVHYCVANMPGAVPYTSTLGLTNVTLPYAVQIANKGWKEALADDPELKMGLNIADGRIVYEDVASAFDMDYTPIEDVM; encoded by the coding sequence ATGATTATTGGAGTTCCAAAAGAGATAAAAACACATGAAAACCGTATTTCACTGCAGCCCGGGGGCGTGCTTCAGCTAAACCGAAACGGTCATGAGGTATTGGTTGAAAAAGGCGCCGGTGCTGGAAGCGGTTTCACGGATGAGATGTATGTTGAGCGCGGGGCAACCATTGTTGAGGATGTTGAGGAGATCTGGCAAAAGGCGGATATGATTATGAAGGTGAAAGAGCCTATTGCAGAGGAGTATCCGCGCATGAGAGAGGGACAGATCATCTTTACCTATTTTCACTTTGCGGCCAGCCGGGTGCTTACAGAAGCCGTGGTTAAGTCCAAATGCATTGCCATTGCCTATGAAACGGTTGAGAAGAAGGACGGTTCACTGCCACTATTGGTGCCAATGAGTGAAGTTGCGGGTCGTATGGCGGCCCAGGAAGGGGCTAAGTACCTGGAGAAGGCAACAGGCGGGCGCGGTGTACTGATGGGTGGTATTCCCGGAGTACCGCCGGCCAATGTGCTGGTTCTGGGCGGTGGCATCGTGGGTGTCAACGCAGCCAAGATCGCGGCCGGAATGGGTGCCAACACCACCATTCTGGATATCAATATTCCAAAATTGCGTTATCTGGATGACGTGATGCCTAAAAACGTTCGAACGCTTTACTCAACCGAGGGGGCAATACGGAATCTTCTGCCAACTACCGATTTGATTATTGGTGCGGTTCTGATTCCGGGTGCCAAGGCCCCAAGTCTCATTCGACGCGATATGTTGAGAGAGATGCGTCCGGGTACCGTGATGGTTGACGTAGCCATCGACCAGGGAGGCTGCTTTGAAACATCGAAACCAACCACACACGCCGACCCCATTTACGTCATTGATGAGGTGGTACACTACTGTGTGGCCAACATGCCCGGAGCGGTTCCCTACACGTCAACGCTGGGTCTTACCAACGTCACCCTGCCGTATGCGGTCCAGATTGCCAACAAAGGGTGGAAAGAGGCGCTTGCAGACGATCCGGAGCTGAAAATGGGACTCAATATTGCCGACGGCAGGATTGTGTACGAGGATGTGGCCTCCGCATTTGATATGGATTATACGCCCATTGAGGATGTGATGTAA